The proteins below come from a single Argentina anserina chromosome 1, drPotAnse1.1, whole genome shotgun sequence genomic window:
- the LOC126783048 gene encoding PLAT domain-containing protein 3-like — MAFNTNSVLLFISLSLFLTLAISDDPDCVYTVYVRTGSIIKGGTDSNINARFYDGNGYGIEIRNLETWGGLMGSDHDYFERGNLDIFSGRGPCLTAPICALNLTSDGSGAGHGWYVNYLEVTSTGAHIPCNQQLFTIEQWLATDTSPYELTAIRNYCNSNYAVEEKIRSGSSALVSSV, encoded by the exons ATGGCGTTCAACACCAACAGTGTCCTCCTCTtcatctccctctccctctttcTCACTCTCGCTATCTCCGAC GACCCCGATTGTGTTTACACGGTTTATGTTAGGACGGGATCGATCATCAAGGGAGGGACGGACTCCAACATCAACGCGAGGTTCTACGACGGCAACGGCTACGGGATCGAGATCCGAAACCTCGAAACCTGGGGAGGATTGATGGGATCCGACCACGACTACTTCGAGAGGGGCAATCTCGACATATTCAGCGGCCGCGGACCCTGCCTCACCGCTCCTATCTGCGCCCTGAACCTCACTTCCGACGGCTCCGGCGCCGGCCACGGTTGGTACGTCAACTACCTCGAGGTGACCTCTACCGGAGCTCACATACCTTGTAACCAGCAGCTTTTCACGATCGAGCAGTGGCTCGCCACCGACACGTCGCCCTACGAGCTCACCGCGATCAGGAACTACTGCAACTCAAACTATGCCGTCGAGGAGAAGATCCGGTCCGGTTCCAGTGCGTTGGTTTCATCTGTTTAA
- the LOC126783039 gene encoding inactive TPR repeat-containing thioredoxin TTL3: MGESPEKKSGCGILNAVFGRSGFWPRRTTSTGSLPVSGSQFVKTPSGNTRRRRGSSDEASFLDVSSANGPESTTKPVTKPSQYSNRAPPIQSNQNQGKNTKPPQEAGAMVSGSGQGQRQQRATKMSPSQGYVNQGKRVPKDAVGLSGELESMIADHQKSKGSSTFVRASSSNVMLMGNLGNLRTGGGGGGNLNSNNVLDYLPKTAREDTPMMMNGNVGKSSAPKEEKKPSTQPTSFCRALSTRMDPETLKIMGNEDYKNGRFAEALSLYDAAISIDPNKASYRSNKSAALTALGQILDAVFECREAIRIEPHYHRAHHRLATLYLRLGEAEKATYHFKHAGPEADQEDLAKVRNLQAHLNKCTEARRLRDWNTLIKATQNVIAAGADSAPQIYSLQAEALLKVHRHQEADEALSRGPNFEVDTCTKYFGPISNASMLVTRAQVDMSSGRIDDALEAIQRASRLDSNNKEADMVMRRARAVAGARSKGNELFKTSRFSEACVAYGEGLEQDPYNSVLLCNRAACRSKLGHFDKAIEDCTAALNVRPSYSKARLRRADCNAKMENLDASLRDYEILVKQTPDDEEVNRALSEVRTKLKKQRGEA, from the exons ATGGGAGAGTCACCGGAGAAGAAATCAGGTTGTGGCATTTTGAATGCTGTGTTTGGAAGGAGCGGGTTTTGGCCAAGAAGAACTACTTCCACAGGCTCCCTTCCCGTCAGTGGTTCTCAATTTGTGAAAACACCAAGTGGTAACACTAGACGGCGGCGTGGTAGCTCCGATGAGGCATCATTTCTAGACGTATCATCAGCAAATGGACCAGAATCTACAACAAAACCCGTCACAAAACCATCTCAATATAGTAACAGAGCGCCCCCTATACAGTCAAATCAAAACCAGGGCAAAAATACTAAGCCACCTCAGGAAGCTGGAGCCATGGTTTCAGGTTCAGGCCAAGGCCAACGCCAACAAAGAGCTACAAAAATGTCTCCAAGTCAAGGTTATGTTAACCAAGGCAAAAGGGTTCCGAAGGACGCAGTTGGGCTGTCTGGTGAGCTTGAAAGCATGATTGCTGATCACCAGAAATCAAAAGGAAGCAGCACATTTGTTAGAGCTTCATCCAGCAATGTGATGCTTATGGGTAACCTTGGCAACTTGAGAactggaggtggtggtggtggaaatCTGAACTCAAATAATGTGCTGGATTACCTTCCAAAGACAGCAAGAGAAGACACTCCAATGATGATGAATGGAAATGTAGGAAAGAGTAGTGCTCCTAAGGAAGAGAAAAAACCAAGTACGCAGCCTACTTCATTCTGCCGCGCATTATCAACACGGATGGACCCTGAGACACTAAAGATTATGGGAAATGAGGACTACAAGAATGGAAGATTTGCTGAGGCTTTGTCTTTGTATGATGCTGCAATTTCTATTGATCCCAATAAGGCTTCATATAGGAGCAATAAGAGTGCTGCATTGACTGCTCTTGGTCAAATTCTGGACGCAGTTTTTGAGTGCAGAGAGGCCATTCGGATTGAACCTCATTATCATAGGGCTCATCATCGTCTTGCAACATTATATCTTAG ATTAGGGGAAGCTGAAAAAGCTACATATCACTTTAAACATGCTGGACCAGAGGCTGATCAAGAGGACTTGGCTAAAGTTAGAAATCTTCAGGCTCATCTGAACAAATGCACAGAGGCTCGTCGGTTAAGAGATTGGAACACCTTGATCAAGGCAACTCAAAACGTTATAGCAGCTGGTGCAGATTCTGCACCACAG ATATATTCTTTGCAAGCCGAGGCCTTGCTGAAGGTCCATAGGCACCAAGAAGCAGATGAGGCTTTATCCAGGGGTCCAAACTTTGAGGTTGATACGTGCACTAAATACTTCGGTCCTATTAGTAATGCGAGTATGCTAGTAACAAGGGCTCAAGTTGACATGTCTTCCGGCAG AATCGACGATGCATTAGAAGCAATTCAAAGAGCATCCCGCCTTGACTCAAACAACAAAGAGGCAGACATGGTAATGAGGAGGGCTAGAGCTGTTGCAGGAGCGCGATCAAAGGGTAACGAGCTTTTCAAGACATCAAGATTCTCAGAGGCTTGTGTTGCATATGGGGAGGGACTTGAGCAGGATCCATATAACTCAGTATTGTTATGCAATCGTGCGGCCTGTCGGTCCAAACTTGGCCATTTTGACAAAGCAATTGAGGACTGTACAGCTGCACTTAATGTGCGCCCCTCTTACAGCAAGGCCAGACTAAGAAGAGCAGATTGCAATGCCAAG ATGGAAAATTTGGATGCTTCGTTACGAGACTACGAGATTTTGGTCAAGCAAACACCAGATGATGAGGAGGTAAACCGTGCTTTATCTGAGGTACGGACAAAGCTCAAGAAACAGCGAGGTGAGGCATAG